A part of Rattus norvegicus strain BN/NHsdMcwi chromosome 4, GRCr8, whole genome shotgun sequence genomic DNA contains:
- the Slc6a13 gene encoding sodium- and chloride-dependent GABA transporter 2 isoform X5, producing the protein MIVSLLNVYYIVVLAWALFYLFSSFTTDLPWGSCSHEWNTENCVEFQKTNNSLNVTSENATSPVIEFWERRVLKISDGIQHLGSLRWELVLCLLLAWIICYFCIWKGVKSTGKVVYFTATFPYLMLVVLLIRGVTLPGAAQGIQFYLYPNITRLWDPQVWMDAGTQIFFSFAICLGCLTALGSYNKYHNNCYRDCVALCILNSSTSFVAGFAIFSILGFMSQEQGVPISEVAESGPGLAFIAYPRAVVMLPFSPLWACCFFFMVVLLGLDSQFVCVESLVTALVDMYPRVFRKKNRREILILIVSVVSFFIGLIMLTEGGMYVFQLFDYYAASGMCLLFVAIFESLCVAWVYGASRFYDNIEDMIGYKPWPLIKYCWLFFTPAVCLATFLFSLIKYTPLTYNKKYTYPWWGDALGWLLALSSMVCIPAWSIYKLRTLKGPLRERLRQLVCPAEDLPQKSQPELTSPATPMTSLLRLTELESNC; encoded by the exons ATGATCGTCAGCCTTCTCAATGTCTACTACATCGTTGTCCTGGCCTGGGCCCTCTTCTACCTCTTCAGCAGCTTCACCACTGACCTCCCCTGGGGTAGCTGCAGCCACGAGTGGAATACAG AAAACTGTGTGGAGTTCCAGAAAACCAACAATTCCCTGAATGTGACTTCTGAGAATGCCACATCCCCTGTCATCGAGTTCTGGGA GAGGCGAGTCCTGAAGATCTCAGATGGCATCCAGCACCTGGGGTCCCTGCGCTGGGAGCTGGTCCTGTGCCTCCTGCTTGCCTGGATCATCTGCTATTTCTGCATCTGGAAAGGGGTCAAGTCCACAGGCAAG GTGGTGTACTTCACAGCTACTTTCCCTTACCTCATGCTGGTGGTCCTGTTGATCCGAGGAGTAACACTGCCTGGAGCAGCCCAGGGAATTCAGTTTTACCTGTACCCCAACATCACACGTCTGTGGGATCCCCAG GTGTGGATGGATGCGGGCACCCAGATCTTCTTCTCCTTTGCCATCTGCCTGGGGTGCCTCACGGCCCTGGGCAGCTACAACAAGTACCACAACAACTGCTACAG gGACTGCGTCGCCCTTTGCATTCTCAACAGCAGCACCAGCTTCGTGGCCGGGTTTGCCATCTTCTCCATCCTGGGCTTCATGTCTCAGGAGCAGGGCGTACCCATATCTGAGGTTGCTGAATCAG GCCCTGGCCTGGCATTCATCGCCTACCCTCGAGCTGTGGTGATGTTACCTTTCTCGCCTTTGTGGGCCTGCTGTTTCTTCTTCATGGTGGTTCTCCTGGGACTAGACAGCCAG TTTGTGTGTGTAGAAAGCCTCGTGACAGCGCTGGTGGACATGTATCCCCGGGTGTTCCGTAAGAAGAACCGGAGGGAGATTCTCATCCTCATCGTGTCTGTCGTCTCTTTCTTCATCGGGCTCATTATGCTCACAGAG GGCGGCATGTACGTGTTCCAGCTCTTCGACTACTATGCGGCCAGTGGCATGTGTCTTCTCTTTGTGGCCATCTTTGAGTCCCTCTGTGTGGCTTGGGTTTACG GAGCCAGCCGCTTCTATGACAACATTGAAGATATGATTGGGTACAAGCCGTGGCCTCTTATCAAATACTGTTGGCTCTTTTTCACGCCAGCTGTGTGCCTG GCAACCTTCCTGTTCTCCCTGATCAAATACACGCCACTGACCTACAACAAGAAGTACACATATCCATGGTGGGGGGATGCCCTGGGGTGGCTCCTAGCTCTGTCCTCCATGGTCTGCATTCCTGCCTGGAGCATCTACAAGCTCAGGACTCTCAAGGGCCCACTCAGAGAG AGACTTCGCCAGCTCGTGTGCCCGGCTGAAGACCTTCCCCAGAAGAGCCAACCAGAGCTGACTTCTCCAGCGACACCGATGACGTCCCTCCTCAGGCTCACAGAACTGGAGTCTAACTGCTAG
- the Slc6a13 gene encoding sodium- and chloride-dependent GABA transporter 2 isoform X6, protein MDAGTQIFFSFAICLGCLTALGSYNKYHNNCYRDCVALCILNSSTSFVAGFAIFSILGFMSQEQGVPISEVAESGPGLAFIAYPRAVVMLPFSPLWACCFFFMVVLLGLDSQFVCVESLVTALVDMYPRVFRKKNRREILILIVSVVSFFIGLIMLTEGGMYVFQLFDYYAASGMCLLFVAIFESLCVAWVYGASRFYDNIEDMIGYKPWPLIKYCWLFFTPAVCLATFLFSLIKYTPLTYNKKYTYPWWGDALGWLLALSSMVCIPAWSIYKLRTLKGPLRERLRQLVCPAEDLPQKSQPELTSPATPMTSLLRLTELESNC, encoded by the exons ATGGATGCGGGCACCCAGATCTTCTTCTCCTTTGCCATCTGCCTGGGGTGCCTCACGGCCCTGGGCAGCTACAACAAGTACCACAACAACTGCTACAG gGACTGCGTCGCCCTTTGCATTCTCAACAGCAGCACCAGCTTCGTGGCCGGGTTTGCCATCTTCTCCATCCTGGGCTTCATGTCTCAGGAGCAGGGCGTACCCATATCTGAGGTTGCTGAATCAG GCCCTGGCCTGGCATTCATCGCCTACCCTCGAGCTGTGGTGATGTTACCTTTCTCGCCTTTGTGGGCCTGCTGTTTCTTCTTCATGGTGGTTCTCCTGGGACTAGACAGCCAG TTTGTGTGTGTAGAAAGCCTCGTGACAGCGCTGGTGGACATGTATCCCCGGGTGTTCCGTAAGAAGAACCGGAGGGAGATTCTCATCCTCATCGTGTCTGTCGTCTCTTTCTTCATCGGGCTCATTATGCTCACAGAG GGCGGCATGTACGTGTTCCAGCTCTTCGACTACTATGCGGCCAGTGGCATGTGTCTTCTCTTTGTGGCCATCTTTGAGTCCCTCTGTGTGGCTTGGGTTTACG GAGCCAGCCGCTTCTATGACAACATTGAAGATATGATTGGGTACAAGCCGTGGCCTCTTATCAAATACTGTTGGCTCTTTTTCACGCCAGCTGTGTGCCTG GCAACCTTCCTGTTCTCCCTGATCAAATACACGCCACTGACCTACAACAAGAAGTACACATATCCATGGTGGGGGGATGCCCTGGGGTGGCTCCTAGCTCTGTCCTCCATGGTCTGCATTCCTGCCTGGAGCATCTACAAGCTCAGGACTCTCAAGGGCCCACTCAGAGAG AGACTTCGCCAGCTCGTGTGCCCGGCTGAAGACCTTCCCCAGAAGAGCCAACCAGAGCTGACTTCTCCAGCGACACCGATGACGTCCCTCCTCAGGCTCACAGAACTGGAGTCTAACTGCTAG